Genomic segment of Aureibacillus halotolerans:
AGTTTTGACAAAAAGTAAGATTAATGCTAGAAAGATAATAATACTTGTGATGATTGCGGTCATAGGAGGGGGAATAGGAGCTTATTTTGCCGCGCTACTTCAAAGAAGCGATGAAAAATAGTATCTCGATACGAAATTCAAGTGAATACGACGAGTATTTGTAGAATTAATCACTTAAAAAATGAGCAACTCGGGGTGGCGTCATACATGATAGAGATATTTTTTGTCGGTTTAGTACTCGCAATTTCACCAGGCCCAGACTTTTTCCTCCTAACTAGCAACACACTCTCGCACGGAAAGAAAATTGGGTTCTTAACATTACTCGGTAACAGAGTGAGTTTTACAATGCATTTAACATTCGCCTTGTTAGGTTTATCGATAATATTACAACAATCGGTCATTCTATTTACCATAATTAAGACATTAGGTGCTCTATACTTAATTTACATTGGCATTACTAAATTAAAAAGTAGTTACTCTTCTTTCAAAAATAAGAAGGGCATACTAAAACCTAAAAGCTATAAAATCGGAAATTTACATGCTTGCAGAATGGGATTTTTAAGCAATTTCCTAAACCCCAAAGTAAGTATATTCTTTCTAAGTGTATTTCCTCAATTTGTTTCACCTGAACAAATTGCGAGCCAACCATTCTTCATTGCGGCAGTCATATTAATCGCGAATAGTTCATGGTATGTTTTTGCAATTTGCGTAGTTGGCCTCAGTTTTATTAAAAGATTGTTCCTCAAGTTTCAACTGTATCTCGATCTCTTATTCGGACTTGTTTTTGTTATCTATGGTGTACGCTTAATATCTGAAGAAATTCATCATGTATTAACACAACTCTCACACTTTAGATTTGGGAGAACCGCTTAGTTATTGCGTGGTAAAAGGGCAATCCATTGTTGGGGTTGCTTTTTTTACTAGCTGTCATACACTCGCTTTTACGATACAACACTGGCAATCACAATCTCAGAGGAGAAACGATTGTGGATCTGTTGCCAGGAGATGGTTTTGGCACAAGCCTGCCACTGCTGGATTCGCGAGTGTTTTCCAACGACAATCAATGCCGTTGGATAAATGCGACCGTTTAGGTCCGGCTTAGCTTACCAACACAGGCACTACTTCACTAAACTAAACACTATGGTCGCTAAAAAACTGGCATTCTTTTGGAATGTAACCGTAATCGACTGTCGGCCTGACTGTCAAGCACTACTTATTAGGTTTGGTCCATGTTATAGTCCTATATTTTTCTTTAACCCCATATATGATCCACTATTAGGGAAATTTTGATTGACCATATCAATGAATTTCTCAGAAAAACCATACCTTTCAAGGTGGTTAATAGAAACCATTTGAACATCACTAATTGGGTTCTCATCAAATTCATTTGTTGGTAACTTAATCTCACCACTAATTCTTTTAACTAAAAAAGAGACGTGGATAACAGCCGGTACATTAGTAGGTACTTCACACACATACAAAAGCTTGATTACTTCAATCGATAATCCAGTTTCCTCCAAAAACTCTCTAATTAAAGCAGTTTCTAAGGATTCTCCTTGTTCAAGTCTACCTCCAGGTAAGGACCAATTTCTTGAGGGGGACACTGTTTGTTTTACCAATACTATTTTGTCTACTTCTATCAATATCCCAGTCACTCTTATTTGTATCGAATCAGACATTTAACTTCTCCTCAATCGACTCTAAATGAAGCAAAAAGAATTTTGTGTTCACTATTAGAAGCATCTAGAGTGAATTTGTTTTTGAAATTGTAATATTTATTTTTTTCATACATTTATCATTATAAACTACATTAAGGCAACAATTAACTCCGGACTACTTAATCGTTAGAGTCGCAGGTATTTTAATGAAGAGTATGATGTTGAAAGTTTACCGAATCAAATATAAAACATTCTCTGCCTTATATTTGAAACCATATAACGATTTTGCTCCGAAAAGAATCTCCCACTTCAATCAGCTGTTTGTAAGCCAAAGTCACGTCCTTGACTGATCACAGCAAGTCAATTTTACCATTGCTAATTCTCACTTTTTCTCAATAATGGACTTTCAACCCTACAGTTTCTTGAAGTAAAGTCCTTATCTTCATGCTTCTTCACTTGAATATGCAAGTTATGACACTATACAAAAAAAGGCGAACTAGTTAAGTTCGCCTCCTACACTAAAAGATCATTTGAAGTGGCACGAAATTGGCACACTTCATAATCCTCGTATTTAATTCTAACCGAAACCCCCTATGAATAAAGGGGTCAAGCTTATTAACCGATCGACCCTTCCATCTCGAACTTAATGAGACGGTTCATTTCCACGGCATACTCCATTGGGAGCTCGCGTGTGAATGGTTCGATGAAGCCCATGACGATCATTTCAGTCGCTTCTTGCTCTGAAATGCCACGGCTCATGAGGTAGAACAACTGCTCTTCGGACACTTTAGAGACTTTAGCCTCGTGCTCAAGAGAAATGTTTTCGTTCATAATTTCGTTGTAAGGAATCGTATCTGATGTGGATTCGTTATCCATGATGAGCGTATCACACTCGATGTTGGAGCGTGCTCCATCAGCTTTACGACCAAAGTGAACAATCCCACGGTACGTTACTTTACCGCCATGCTTCGAAATGGATTTGGAGACGATCGTAGATGACGTATCAGGTGCGATATGCGTCATTTTCGCGCCAGCATCTTGATGCTGCCCTTTGCCCGCAATTGCAATCGATAGCGTCAAACCTCTAGCTCCACGGCCACGCAGGATACATGCTGGGTATTTCATCGTTAACTTCGATCCAATGTTGCCGTCAATCCATTCCATTGTGCCGTTTTCGTCGACCACCGTACGTTTTGTTACGAGGTTGAAGACGTTGTTGGCCCAGTTTTGGATCGTTGTGTAACGGCAATAGGCATTTTTCTTAACGATGATCTCAACAACCGCTGAGTGCAATGAGTTCGTTGTATACACAGGTGCGGTACACCCCTCAACATAATGCACTGAAGAATCCTCATCTGCAATAATTAACGTACGCTCAAACTGCCCCATGTTTTCAGAGTTAATTCTGAAGTAGGCTTGCAACGGTGTGTCACATTTAATGCCTTTTGGCACGTAGATGAACGAGCCGCCAGACCATACCGCTGAGTTCAAAGCAGAAAATTTGTTGTCTGAAGGCGGGATAACCGTTCCAAAATACTCACGGAACAAGTCTTCATTTTCTTTCAGCGCTGAGTCTGTGTCTTTGAAAACGATGCCCATGTCTTTAAGGTCTTCTTGCATGTTGTGGTACACAACTTCAGATTCGTACTGAGCCGATACCCCAGCAAGATATTTTTGCTCTGCCTCTGGAATTCCTAGTTTGTCAAACGTACGTTTGATTTCTTCTGGAACCTCATCCCAAGAACGCTCTGAACGCTCTGATGGTTTGACGTAATAAGTGATTTCATCAAAATTCAACTCACCTAAGTCGCCGCCCCATTGAGGCATCGGCATTTTATAAAACATCTCAAGAGATTTTAAACGGAAATCAAGCATCCATTGAGGTTCTTCTTTTATCTTCGAAATTTCTTCAACAATTTCTTTCGTCAAGCCACGCTTTGAACGGAAAATCGATACGTCCTTGTCATGGAATCCGTATTTGTAATCGCCAATCTCAGGCATTTTCTTCGCCATGCGTTTTCCCTCCTATGCCTTATTTTCGGCAGGCTTTGTGTAAACAGCATGCGGACCTTGTTAGTAAAGTGTATCAAAGTCGCGTTGCTTTGAAAAGGGAGAGGGTCATCGACATCTCTCCACAATCACAGCATTACTTCTGATTCTCTTCGATACCTTTTTCAAGGGCCTTCCATGCCAGTGTCGCGCATTTGATTCGTGCAGGAAATTTTGCAACACCTTGAAGGGCTTCAATATCTCCCAAATCATGCTCCGTGCTGTATTCCTTGCCTTGAACCATTTCAGAAAAGGTTTCCGACATCTCGAGTGCTTCTTTGAGGTCTTTGCCTTTAATCGACTGTGTCATCATTGAAGCTGAGGAAAGTGAAATCGAGCAACCTTCCCCATCAAATCGAGCATCGCTTACCTTGCCATCTTTTATGGTCAGCTGCAATTGAATACGATCTCCACAGGTCGGATTATTCATATGAATGGTCACTGAGCTATCTTCAAGAATGCCTTTATTGCGCGGATTTTTGTAATGATCCATAATCACAGTCCGATACAATGCATCGAGATTAGGAAAGGACATCGCCAAAATACTCCTTCGCCTGTCGCAGACCCTTCACAAGAGAATCGACGTCATTTTTCGTGTTATACAAGTAAAAGCTTGCCCGCGCGGTTGCGGTCACATTCAACCATTTCATCAATGGTTGTGCGCAATGATGACCTGCTCGAACAGCAATGCCATTCATATCGAGAATAGTGGCCACATCGTGAGGGTGAACATTGTCAAGATTAAATGTCACCACACCTGCACGATGCTCTGGTCCATACAGTGTTAAGCCACCAAATTGCTGAAGCTGATCCATCGCATATAACGCCAAGTCATGTTCATGCGCAAGAATCGCATCCATGCCAATATCATTTAAAAAGTCAATGGCTGCACCTAAGCCGATGGCACCTGCAATGATGGGAGTTCCCCCTTCAAACTTCCAAGGGAGCTCCTTCCACGTTGATTCATAGAGATCAACGAAGTCGATCATTTCGCCACCAAACTCAGCAGGCTCCATGTTTTCTAATAACTCTTTCTTGCCATAGAGCACACCAATACCAGTTGGTGCACACATTTTGTGACCAGAGAATGCAAAGAAGTCACAGTCAAGCTCTTGTACGTCAACCTTCATGTGCGGCGTGCTTTGGGCGCCATCGACCATCATCACCGCTCCATGTCGGTGTGCAACCTCCGCAATTTCTTTCACTGGGTTGATTACGCCGAACACATTCGACACGTGAACGACAGATACAATTTTAGTCTTCTCTGTAATCGTCTTCTCAACAGCCGCCAGCGAGATGGATCCATCGTCCTCAAGCGGAATATACGATAACGTCGCTCCTGTCTGCTTAGCGACTTGCTGCCAAGGGATGAGGTTACTGTGGTGCTCCATTGGCGTAATCACGATCTCGTCACCCTCAGTCAGATTCGCCCTCGCATAACTCGTTGCCACTGTGTTAATGGCTGTCGTTGTGCCACGGGTGAAAATGATTTCTTCTAGAGACGAGGCGTTGATAAACGCTCGAACCTTTTCTCGCGCGCCTTCGTAAGCATCCGTTGCTTGTGTACCAAGCGTATGGACGCCTCGATGGACATTCGAATTACACGTTTTATAATACCGTTCAACCGCTTCGATGACTTGAAACGGCTTTTGCGATGTTGCCGCACTGTCCAAATAAACGAGCGGATGACCGTTCACGTTCTGGTCCAATAAAGGGAACTGCTTTTTAAGAGTAGCATCCACCATTAGGATAGCTTCCTCTCAATTACGGCAGCCAATTGTTTTTGCACAGCTTCGATTGGAAGCTCCTTTAAAACAGGGGCAAGGAACCCACGAATAACAAGGCGTTCAGCCTCCGTTCGAGAAATCCCTCGACTCATAAGATAAAAAAGCTGAGATGGATCTACACGTCCAACAGAAGCTGCATGTCCA
This window contains:
- a CDS encoding LysE family translocator, translated to MIEIFFVGLVLAISPGPDFFLLTSNTLSHGKKIGFLTLLGNRVSFTMHLTFALLGLSIILQQSVILFTIIKTLGALYLIYIGITKLKSSYSSFKNKKGILKPKSYKIGNLHACRMGFLSNFLNPKVSIFFLSVFPQFVSPEQIASQPFFIAAVILIANSSWYVFAICVVGLSFIKRLFLKFQLYLDLLFGLVFVIYGVRLISEEIHHVLTQLSHFRFGRTA
- a CDS encoding NUDIX hydrolase encodes the protein MSDSIQIRVTGILIEVDKIVLVKQTVSPSRNWSLPGGRLEQGESLETALIREFLEETGLSIEVIKLLYVCEVPTNVPAVIHVSFLVKRISGEIKLPTNEFDENPISDVQMVSINHLERYGFSEKFIDMVNQNFPNSGSYMGLKKNIGL
- the sufB gene encoding Fe-S cluster assembly protein SufB, which codes for MAKKMPEIGDYKYGFHDKDVSIFRSKRGLTKEIVEEISKIKEEPQWMLDFRLKSLEMFYKMPMPQWGGDLGELNFDEITYYVKPSERSERSWDEVPEEIKRTFDKLGIPEAEQKYLAGVSAQYESEVVYHNMQEDLKDMGIVFKDTDSALKENEDLFREYFGTVIPPSDNKFSALNSAVWSGGSFIYVPKGIKCDTPLQAYFRINSENMGQFERTLIIADEDSSVHYVEGCTAPVYTTNSLHSAVVEIIVKKNAYCRYTTIQNWANNVFNLVTKRTVVDENGTMEWIDGNIGSKLTMKYPACILRGRGARGLTLSIAIAGKGQHQDAGAKMTHIAPDTSSTIVSKSISKHGGKVTYRGIVHFGRKADGARSNIECDTLIMDNESTSDTIPYNEIMNENISLEHEAKVSKVSEEQLFYLMSRGISEQEATEMIVMGFIEPFTRELPMEYAVEMNRLIKFEMEGSIG
- the sufU gene encoding Fe-S cluster assembly sulfur transfer protein SufU, with the translated sequence MSFPNLDALYRTVIMDHYKNPRNKGILEDSSVTIHMNNPTCGDRIQLQLTIKDGKVSDARFDGEGCSISLSSASMMTQSIKGKDLKEALEMSETFSEMVQGKEYSTEHDLGDIEALQGVAKFPARIKCATLAWKALEKGIEENQK
- a CDS encoding cysteine desulfurase, whose translation is MVDATLKKQFPLLDQNVNGHPLVYLDSAATSQKPFQVIEAVERYYKTCNSNVHRGVHTLGTQATDAYEGAREKVRAFINASSLEEIIFTRGTTTAINTVATSYARANLTEGDEIVITPMEHHSNLIPWQQVAKQTGATLSYIPLEDDGSISLAAVEKTITEKTKIVSVVHVSNVFGVINPVKEIAEVAHRHGAVMMVDGAQSTPHMKVDVQELDCDFFAFSGHKMCAPTGIGVLYGKKELLENMEPAEFGGEMIDFVDLYESTWKELPWKFEGGTPIIAGAIGLGAAIDFLNDIGMDAILAHEHDLALYAMDQLQQFGGLTLYGPEHRAGVVTFNLDNVHPHDVATILDMNGIAVRAGHHCAQPLMKWLNVTATARASFYLYNTKNDVDSLVKGLRQAKEYFGDVLS